GTACGGCACGCCGTTGCTGCCGATAAGATCCGATCCTGAATACACATCGAAGACGCCTCCCTCGACCGGCTCGAGAATTTGCTGCCAGGTGGACGAGGATTGCGTGAACGGATCGACGGGAACCGCTCGCAGGTATCCGGCTCGGACCAGCTCATCCAATGATCCCGGATATTTGCCTTGGTCCGCTCGATGTTGGTCCAGCACATCCCGCATCGTAAACAGATCCTGCCGCAACGCCGCTTCCTTCGCCTTGACGGAAGCCGCTTGATAGGAGGGGGCCGCGAGCGTCGCCAAGATCCCCACGACCGACAAGACCGTCATGAGCTCGATC
The DNA window shown above is from Nitrospira tepida and carries:
- a CDS encoding prepilin-type N-terminal cleavage/methylation domain-containing protein, coding for MAPSIKIGDAGAGDPRRRAERGFTLIELMTVLSVVGILATLAAPSYQAASVKAKEAALRQDLFTMRDVLDQHRADQGKYPGSLDELVRAGYLRAVPVDPFTQSSSTWQQILEPVEGGVFDVYSGSDLIGSNGVPYNRW